Proteins encoded in a region of the Poecilia reticulata strain Guanapo linkage group LG14, Guppy_female_1.0+MT, whole genome shotgun sequence genome:
- the ankfy1 gene encoding rabankyrin-5 yields MAEEEVGKLQKHLALLRQEYVKMQQKLADTERRCAVLAAQTSSQASASPASADTFISRLLEFVANLYQQEHYSDLKVKVAGDQYCAHKFVLAARSDAWSLANLASTAELDLTDCKAEVAMAMLRWVYTDELELTEDDAFLIELMKLANRFQLHLLRERCEKGVMSSVNVRNCIRFYQTAEELNASTLMNYCGEIIASHWDDLRKEDFSTMSAQLLYKMIKSKTEYPLHKAIKIEREDVVFLYLIEMDSQLPGKLNELDNNGDLALDLALSRKLEGIATTLVNNKADVDMVDQSGWSLLHKAIQRGDEFASIFLIRHSAQVNAATVGAVETPLHLVCSFSPKKHTAEVMGSMARIAEALLKAGANPNMQNSKGRTPLHEAVASGNEAVFNQLLQCKQLDLELKDHEGSTALWLALQHITMSSDLSVNPFEDDAPVVNGTSFDENGFAAQLIKRGSNPDAPDATAGNCLMQRAARAGNEAAALFLATHGAKVNHVNKWGESPLHTACRCGLASLTAELLQQGANPNLQTQKPLPEETNSVALQTPLHMAIAHNHPDVVSVILEQKANALHATNNLQIIPDFSLKDSMDQTVLGLALWTGMHTIAAQLLGSGASINDTMSDGQTLLHMAIQRQDSKSALFLLEHQADINVRTQEGQTALQLAISNQLPLVVDAICTRGADMSVTNEKGDPPLWLALENGLEDIASTLVRHGCDATCWSPGPSGCLQTLLHRAVDENNEVSACFLIRSGCDVNSPRRPGPNGEGDEEARDGQSPLHLASSWGLEDVVQCLLEFGANVNAQDSEGRAPIHAAISNQHNVIIQLLISHPEIRLNLRDRQGMTPFACAMTHKNNKAAEAILKREPGAAEQVDNKGRNFLHLAVQNSDIESVLFLISVQANVNSRVQDAAKLTPLHLAVQAGSEIIVRNLLLAGAKVNELTKHRQTALHLAAQQDQATICSVLLENGIDFAAEDENGNNALHLAVMQGRLNNVRTLLTESNIDAEAFNLRGQSPMHVLGHYGKENAAAIFELFLECMPEYPLDKPDGEGNTVLLLAYMKGNANLCRAIVRAGARLGVTNNQGTNIFNYQVATKQLLFRLLDMLSKEPPWCDGSNCYECTAKFGVTTRKHHCRHCGRLLCHKCSIKEIPIIKFDLNKPVRVCDICFDVLTLGGVS; encoded by the exons ATGGCGGAAG AGGAGGTGGGGAAGCTGCAGAAGCACCTGGCCTTGCTCAGGCAGGAGTACGTGAAGATGCAGCAGAAGCTGGCCGACACAGAGAGGCGCTGCGCCGTGCTCGCCGCTCAGACTTCCAGCCAGGCCTCTGCCAGCCCTGCGAGTGCAGACACCTTCATCAGCCGCCTGCTGGAATTTGTGGCCAACCTCTACCAACAGGAACACTACAG tgaTCTGAAAGTGAAAGTCGCGGGCGATCAATACTGTGCCCATAAGTTTGTGCTGGCCGCTCGCAGCGATGCCTGGAGTCTGGCCAACCTGGCATCCACCGCTGAACTGGACCTTACTG ACTGCAAAGCTGAGGTCGCCATGGCGATGCTGCGCTGGGTGTACACAGATGAGTTGGAGCTCACCGAGGATGACGCTTTTCTGATTGAGCTGATGAAGCTGGCCAACCGGTTCCAGCTTCACCTGCTCAGAGAGCG GTGTGAAAAAGGCGTGATGTCGTCCGTAAACGTGAGGAACTGCATCCGCTTCTACCAAACGGCTGAGGAGCTAAACGCCAGCACCCTGATGAACTACTGTGGCGAGATCATAGCCAGCCACTGG GACGATCTGCGGAAGGAAGATTTCAGTACCATGAGTGCCCAACTTTTGTACAAGATGATCAAATCCAAAACGGAGTACCCTCTCCACAAAGCCATCAAAATCGAGCGGGAAGACGTGGTGTTTTTGTATCTCATAGAGATGGATTCGCAG TTACCGGGGAAACTGAATGAACTGGACAACAACGGGGACCTCGCTCTGGACCTGGCGCTCTCCAGGAAGCTGGAGGGGATCGCCACGACTCTGGTCAACAACAAAGCCGACGTGGACATGGTGGATCAGAGCGGCTGGAGCCTCCTTCACAAGGCCATCCAGAGAG GGGACGAATTTGCTTCCATCTTCCTGATCCGCCACTCGGCTCAGGTGAACGCAGCCACAGTGGGGGCGGTGGAGACCCCGCTCCACCTGGTCTGCTCCTTCAGCCCCAAGAAACACACGGCCGAGGTGATGGGCAGCATGGCCCGGATCGCGGAAGCTCTGCTCAAAGCCGGAGCTAACCCCAACATGCAGAACAGCAAAGGCAG AACTCCGCTGCACGAAGCCGTGGCGTCGGGGAACGAAGCCGTGTTcaatcagctgctgcagtgcaAACA ACTCGACCTGGAGCTGAAGGACCATGAAGGCAGCACAGCTCTGTGGCTGGCTCTGCAACACATCACCATGTCCTCAGACCTCTCTGTGAATCCGTTCGAGGACGACGCCCCGGTCGTGAACGGGACGTCGTTCGACGAGAACGGCTTTGCCGCTCAGCTCATCAAAAGAGGAAGCAACCCCGACGCGCCGGACGCCACCGCAG GAAACTGCCTCATGCAGAGAGCAGCTCGGGCAGGCAACGAGGCGGCGGCGCTTTTCCTGGCGACTCACGGGGCAAAAGTCAACCACGTGAATAAATGG GGCGAGAGCCCGCTTCATACGGCGTGTCGCTGCGGCCTGGCCAGCCTGACCGCCGAGCTGCTCCAGCAGGGCGCCAACCCCAACCTGCAGACCCAGAAGCCCCTGCCTGAGGAGACCAACAGCGTGGCTCTGCAGACGCCGCTCCACATGGCCATAGCTCACAACCACCCAGATGTCGTTTCGGTCATCCTGGAACAAAAAG CCAACGCACTTCACGCCACCAACAACTTGCAGATCATTCCAGACTTCAGTCTCAAAGACTCCATGGACCAAACAGTCCTGGGTTTGGCCCTCTGGACAG GTATGCACACTATTGCGGCCCAGCTGCTGGGCTCTGGGGCTTCCATCAATGACACTATGTCCGACGGACAAACCCTGCTTCACATGGCCATCCAAAGACAGGACAGCAAGAGCGCCCTCTTTCTTCTGGAACATCAAGCTGACATCAACGTTAG AACACAGGAGGGACAAACGGCGCTGCAGCTGGCCATCAGTAACCAGCTGCCGCTAGTGGTGGACGCCATTTGCACAAGAGGAGCTGATATGTCTGTTACAAATGAAAAGGGGGATCCTCCGTTATGGCTGGCTCTGGAGAACGGCCTGGAAGATATCGCGTCCACGCTG GTGCGTCACGGCTGCGATGCCACATGTTGGAGCCCGGGCCCCTCCGGCTGCCTGCAGACCCTCCTGCACAGAGCCGTGGATGAGAACAACGAGGTCTCCGCCTGCTTCCTCATCCGCAG TGGCTGTGACGTGAACAGCCCGAGGCGGCCTGGACCTAATGGGGAAGGAGATGAAGAAGCCCGAGACGGACAATCACCCCTCCACCTGGCGAGCAGCTGGGGTCTGGAGGACGTGGTGCAGTGCCTTTTAGAGTTTGGAGCTAATGTTAATGCACAA gattCAGAGGGCAGAGCTCCCATCCACGCCGCTATCAGCAACCAGCACAACGTCATTATCCAGCTCCTCATTTCCCATCCTGAGATCCGGCTCAACCTTCGGGATCGCCAAGGAATGACGCCGTTCGCCTGCGCCATGACGCACAAGAACAACAAGGCGGCGGAGGCCATCCTGAAGAGGGAGCCCGGCGCCGCGGAACAG GTGGACAACAAAGGAAGGAATTTCCTCCATTTGGCTGTTCAAAACTCGGACATCGAAAGCGTCCTTTTCCTCATCAGCGTTCAGGCCAACGTCAACTCCAGAGTCCAGGATGCTGCCAAACTCACCCCTCTCCACCTGGCCGTGCAGGCCGGTTCTGAGATCATTGTCCGCAACCTG CTGCTTGCCGGAGCCAAAGTAAACGAGCTGACCAAACACAGGCAGACTGCGCTGCATCTGGCTGCCCAGCAGGACCAGGCCACTATTTGTTCTGTGCTGTTGGAGAACGGCATAGATTTTGCTGCTGAGGATGAAAATGGCAACAAtg CTCTGCATCTGGCTGTGATGCAGGGCCGCCTTAACAACGTCAGAACCCTTCTGACTGAGTCCAACATCGATGCCGAGGCCTTCAATCTCAG GGGTCAGTCGCCAATGCATGTACTGGGGCATTACGGTAAAGAGAACGCGGCAGCCATCTTTGAATTATTCCTGGAGTGTATGCCAGAATACCCTCTAGACAAGCCAGATGGCGAAGGGAACACCG TTCTACTCCTGGCCTACATGAAGGGGAACGCCAACCTGTGCCGAGCCATCGTGAGGGCTGGGGCTCGACTGGGCGTCACAAATAATCAGGGCACTAATATTTTCAACTACCAAGTTGCAACCAAACAGCTGCTCTTCCGCCTTCTTG ATATGCTGTCCAAAGAGCCCCCTTGGTGTGATGGGTCCAACTGCTATGAATGTACCGCGAAGTTTGGCGTAACGACACGGAAACACCACTG CCGCCATTGTGGGCGCCTGCTGTGCCACAAGTGCTCTATAAAGGAGATACCGATCATCAAGTTTGACTTGAACAAGCCGGTGAGAGTGTGCGACATCTGCTTTGACGTACTGACTCTGGGCGGGGTATCGTAA
- the ube2g1a gene encoding ubiquitin-conjugating enzyme E2 G1a yields MTEPQSALLLRRQLAELNKNPVEGFSAGLIEDNDLYRWEVLIIGPPDTLYEGGVFKAHLTFPKDYPLRPPKMKFITDIWHPNVDKNGDVCISILHEPGEDKYGYEKPEERWLPIHTVETIMISVISMLADPNGDSPANVDAAKEWREDRHGAFKRKVARCVRKSQETAFE; encoded by the exons ATGACAGAGCCTCAGTCAGCGCTGTTACTCAGGAGACAGCTCGCAG AGCTGAACAAAAACCCAGTGGAGGGATTCTCAGCAGGCCTCATCGAGGACAATGATCTGTACAGATGGGAAGTCCTCATCATCGGGCCTCCAGACACACTCTA TGAAGGCGGTGTGTTTAAAGCTCATCTGACATTTCCCAAGGACTACCCCCTCAGGCCGCCTAAAATGAAATTTATCACAGATATTTGGCATCCTAACG TTGACAAGAACGGAGACGTATGCATTTCTATTTTGCACGAGCCGGGCGAGGACAAGTACGGCTACGAGAAACCAGAGGAGCGCTGGCTGCCCATCCACACTGTAGAAACCATCATGATTAGCGTTATCTCCATGCTGGCAGACCCAAACGGTGACTCGCCAGCCAACGTGGATGCTGCA AAAGAGTGGAGGGAAGACAGACATGGAGCATTCAAAAGGAAAGTCGCCCGTTGTGTACGAAAGAGCCAAGAGACGGCGTTTGAGTGA